The genomic segment CCTCGTTGACCTCGAACAGATCGATGTCGTCCAGTCCGAGTCCGGACCGGCGCAGCACCTTCTCGGTGGCGGGGATGACTCCGGTCAGCATCATCAGCGGGTCCGAGCCCGTGACGGCGAAGCTGTGCAGCCGGGCCTTGGGCCGCAGTCCCAGCCGGGCGGCCGTTTCGCTGGACGTGATCAGGACGGCGGAGGCGCCGTCGTTGACCGGGCTGCTGTTTCCGGCCGTCACCGACCAGTTGATCTGCGGGTACCGCTCGGCGAAGGCGGGGTCGGCGAAGGACGGGCGGAGGCCGGCGAGCACTTCCGGCGTCGTGCCGGGACGGACGGATTCGTCGGTGTCGACCACACCGGTCTCCGTGGTGACGGGGGCGAGTTCGGCGGCGAAGCGACCGTCGGCGTGGGCGGCGGCCGCGCGACGGTGGGACGTGGTGGCGAAGGCGTCCATCTGATCGCGGCTGATGGACCACTTCGCGGCGATCAGCTCGGCGCTGATGCCCTGCGGGACGAGCCCGTCGGGGTAGCGGGCGGCGATCCCGGGGCCGAACGGGTCGGCGCCCGCGGGCACGTTGGACCACATCGGCACCCGGCTCATCGACTCGACGCCACAGGCCACGACCAGGTCGTAGGCCCCGGCGAGAACTCCCTGGGCCGCGAAGTGCACGGCCTGCTGCGAGGAGCCGCACTGACGGTCAACCGTGGTCGCCGGCACGGACTCCGGGAACCCGGCCGACAGCCAGGCGTAACGGGTGGTGTTCATGGCCTGCTCAGCCACCTGGTCGACACAGCCGCCGACCACGTCGTCGACGAGCGCGGGATCCACGCCGGCGCGGTCGATGAGAGTGCGCAGGGTGTGGGCGAGCAGCTCGACCGGGTGCACACCGGCGAGCGTGCCCGTCGGCCGGCCCTTTCCGATCGGCGTGCGGACGGCTTCGACGATGACGGCGTCGCGCATGGCGGTCGCCTCCTCAACTCTCGAGAGCTCTGGCAGCAGCTCTCGGGCGCGATCAGTTAGTTGGAAAACTGGATTCACCATAGCGCCATAGGTTGGATTCGCAAACCCACCTGGTCTAGGCTGGCCGTATGACCACATCGCGCCCGTGCTCGATCGCCGACGCGCTCGGCATGATCGGCGAGAAGTACTCCTTGCTGGTGCTGCGCGAGGTCTTCTTCGGCGTCCGGCGCTTCGACGCCATCGCCCGCAACACCGGAGCCCCGCGCGACATCCTCGCCGCGCGGCTGCGCCGCCTGGTGGAGGTGGGCGTCCTGGAGAAGAGCCTCTACAACGAGCGGCCGCCCCGGTTCGAGTACGTCGCGACCGAGGCCGGCCGCGACCTGCGCCCGGTGCTCCTCATGCTGATGCACTGGGGCGACCAGCATCTGACGGACCTGCCCCCGACCGTCTTCCAGCACTCCTGCGGCGCCGACCTCGATCCCGCCGTCGTCTGCCGCGACTGCGGCGAGGAAGTGCGCAGCACCGACCTCACCGCCCGGTTCCAGGTCCCGGGCTGGAGCGCCGAGGGCGCGGCCTGACCCGCCTCCCGTACGGGCCGGCTTCCGTGACCGCGGAAGCCGGCCCGTACGCATGCCGTTCCGGCCAACCTGCGGTGGCGCCCGGAGGTGGTTCAGTGCGCGGAGCACCTGCTGGGCTGGCGGGAGGTGAGCCTCTTCGGATATTGGTCTAGTCCTATCTTGGTCCAGACCATTGACATGCCGCCTGCTCAAGGGGTCCCATACTCAAAGCCGCCCCGCACCAAGGGAATTGGCGGTCACCCCCCTCACAGCTTGGACAAGCATGAGAAGCATGCGCTCCCTCCGCGCGGTCCTCACCGCGACCGTCACCGCTGTGGCCGCCGTTGGCCTGGCCGCGCTCAGCGGCGGCACGGCTCAGGCGGCCACTCCCCTGCCGGCCCACGTCTTCGCCCCCTACTTCGAGGCATGGACCGGCGAGAGCCCCGCCGCCCTGGCCGCCCAGTCCGGTGCGAAGCACCTGACGATGGCGTTCATCCAGGCGGCGACCAAGGGCTCCTGCACGGTGTACTGGAACGGCGACAGCGGGATGCCGATCGCCGCCGCCAACTTCGGCGCCGACATCAAGACCATCCAGGGCAGGGGCGGCGACGTCATCCCCTCGTTCGGCGGCTACACCGCCGACAGCACCGGCACCGAGATCGCCGACAGCTGTACCGACGTCAACCAGATCGCCGCCGCGTACGAGAAGGTCATCACGACCTACGACATCTCGCGGCTCGACATGGACGTCGAGGTCGACTCGCTGGACAACACCGCGGGCATCGACCGGCGGAACAAGGCCATCAAGCTCGTCCAGGACTGGGCGGCCGCCAACGGCCGCAAGGTCGAGGTCTCCTACACACTCCCCACGACCACCAGCGGTCTCGGCGCGACCGGGCTCGCGGTGCTGCAGAACGCGGTCGCCAACGGCGCGCGGGTCGACGTCGCGAACCTCATGACGTTCGACTACTACGACAACGCCACCCACAACATGGCGAACGACACCCAGACCGCCGCCACTGGCCTGTACAACCAGCTCGCGAGGCTCTACCCGGCCAAGACGGCCGCCCAGCTCTGGGCCATGGTCGGCATCACCGAGATGCCGGGCGTCGACGACTTCGGGCCGGCCGAGACCTTCACGGTGGCCAACGCCACCCAGGTCTACAACTGGGCGGTCTCCAAGGGGATCAACACCCTCTCGTTCTGGGCACTGCAGCGTGACAACGGCGGCTGCCCGGGCGGCGCGGCCGCCGACAACTGCTCCGGCATCCAGCAGAACACCTGGGACTTCACCCACATCTTCGCGCCCTTCACCAGCGGTACCACGACCCCGGCCAACGACTTCTCGGTGACGGCCACCCCCGCCTCCGGGTCCGTGGTCGCGGGCGGTTCGGCCACCAGCACGGTGAAGACCGCGGTGACGGCGGGCCAGGCGCAGACCGTCGGCCTCACCGTCAGCGGGGCCCCCGCGGGTGTCACCGCCTCGCTGAGTCCCACCTCGGTGACGGCGGGCGGCTCCTCGGCGCTCACCCTCGCGACGACCACGGCGACCGTGTCGGGTACGTACACCATCAGCGTCACCGGTTCCGGTACCTCCGGCAGCCACACGGCGACCTACACCCTGACCGTCACCGGCGGGACGGGCCACCAGTGCACCGCCGCCGCCTGGGCCACCGGCGCCGTCTACACCAACGGCATGCAGGTCTCCCACAAGGGCCACACCTGGAAGGCCAAGTGGTGGACCACGGGCGAGGAGCCCGGCACCACCGGCGAATGGGGCGTCTGGCAGGACCTCGGCGCCTGCTGATCCCGACAACCCAGTCACACGTGGTGCTGCCCGGCGGATGTCGCATCCTGCCGGGCAGCACCACGTCCGGGGCCGAACCACCCGGGGTGATTGACGCCCCGTGAGGCGTGCGATTTCCTGTTCCGATGTCCAAGCTCCGCATCGAACAGGTCGGCGGCGAGGCCGCCGTCGAGGACTGGCAGCACGTCCACAACCTGATCATCCCGACCGGCCCGCTGTCCCTCGACGACGTGCGCGAACGCGTGCGGCGCAACCGGTTGGACGTCGCGTATCTCGGCGACGTTCTGGTGGGCTGCTCGACGGTGCGCCCGCCCGCGGACGACACCTCGACGGCGACGGTGATCGCCCGAGTGCTGCCCGCTCACCGCGGGCAGGGGTTCGGCGGGGAGATCTACGCGGAGGGGCTCGTCCAGGCGCGGAAGCTGGGCGCCGAGGTGATCGAGACCATCGTCCTGGCGTCCAACCCGGACGGGCTGCGGTTCGCGCTGGCGCACGGATTCGTCGAATTCGAGAGGTACGTGCTGCCGGGCGACACCATCGCCTACATCACGCTGAGGCTGTCCTGACCAGGCGTCAATGCTTTCGGGCTCACGGCACGGCGTCGATGGCGACGCTCGGGTTCATCGTGTCGAAACACACCCTGTCCGACGCCGGGTCCAGGTAGAACGCACCCGGGTAGTTGTCCCGCGTCATCTCGAGGTCGAAGGACGCTCCTCCGACCGGACCTTGTCCCGGTCCGCGTTCTCCACCGAGGAACCGCAGGCCGCGAGAACGGCCACCATGCCGAGCAGGAGCACACCACGACGCCCCGGAGCCGCTCCGCGCAGTGCGTTCACCGGAGCAGTCCAGCGACGGCCGTTTCACCCCACCGGGCGCCGCCGGCGGAGTCGGCCTACAACAGAGGCATGAGGACACACGAGCTTCCCGACGGACAGGGCAACGTGAGCATCGAGGCGGCCGACGAAGCGACGGTCGCCGCCATCGAGGAACTGCTGCGCCTGCACTTCCGTGCGGGTCCCGCCGTGCGTTACAGCGAGTACCACGCCATCTCGGTCCCTCACCGCGCGGTTCACCACCTCACGCTGACGCTGGACACCCGGGGCTCCACGCAGCCCTGACCGGATCCCGCTCCCGGGCGGAGGCTTGCGTTTGCGCGCGGCGTGAACAGAATCAGCAGGTGCAGATCCTGTCGTTCCCCGAAGAGGCCACCCCGTCCGAGCTGCGTGTCCAGGTGCTGGAGCTCCAGCACCAGGCGTGGCCGGCCGGGAATGCCCTGCCGGTCCCCGCCGAGGCGCCGACCCATGATCCAGCGCTTCGGCCGCTGTCGATGCTGCTCGTGGCGGACGGCACGGTGCTGTCCGCGCTGGACATCCTGTCCAAGGAGATCGTCCACGCGGGTCGGCGCCATGCCGTGGGCGGGCTGAGCACGGTGGTGTCGCGCCAGGCCACGCGCGGTCACGGCCATGGCCGGCGCCTGGTGGCCGCCGCCCGGGAGGCGATGCCCGCTCAGGGCCTGGACCTGGGGTTGTTCACCTGCGACCGGCCGCTCCAGGCGTTCTACGAGAGCGCCGGCTGGCAGCTGCTCCCCGGGGCCGTGCTCGTCGGAGGAACGCCGCAGGCTCCCTTTCCGAGCGACCAGCCGGGCTTCGGCAAGATCACCATGGCGGACTTCTTCTCGACCGCGGGACGGCAGGCGCGGGATGCGTTCGCCCACTCCCGCATCGAGCTGTACCCGGGCGAGATCGACAAGCTCTGGTGACGTTCCCCCGGGTCCGCTGACGGCATGCATGCGGGCTATGCGGCACATCGGGCGCACACTGGAGCCATGCCCCTACCCGCAACGCACCAGTGCCGTACCTGTTCCACCGACGCCACCGACGGAGCGACGCTGCACGAGGACCTCGTCGTGGGCGCTCCCCTGTCCATGGAAGCACTCGACGAGGCGCAGCGCCTGGACCGGTTCGCCCGCAAGTACGCCCATGACGGCTGCCGGGTGACGGAAGTCCGCCAGGTCCCTTCCGGCAGCACCAGCGGCTACGCATGGTCCGTCCGCTTCCTCGACCAGGCCTGAGAAAGCCTCCGGCCCACCCCGCACCCGGCCCAACCCGTACCCGGTCCACCCCGTACCGGCCCGGCCTTCGCACGGTCCGGCCGGTGGCGCGGATTTTCGACGTCATGACGGCTGACGGTCCTGCCGGACACGGGCGTGAAAGTGCATGTCATGCCAGCCGTCGGCGTGCAGCGCCGCTCCGCGGCGGATTCCCTCCTCCTCGAAACCGGCCTTGACCGCCACCCGGCACGACGCCTGATTGGCGGTCGAGTGCTGCAGCTCGATGCGGTGGAACCCGCCCTCCCCCAGCGCCCAGCGCGTCAGCACCGTGACCGCGCGGGGGCAGAGCCCACCACCGCGTGCCGACGGCACCGTCCAGTAGGCGAGTTCGGCCTTGCCGTCCGCCAAGGCCAGGGACTTCAGGGCGATACGGCCCAGCAGCGCGTCACTCGTGGCATCGACGATCGCCCAGTGCCCTTCCCTCTCGTCCCGCCAACCGCTCTGCCACCCTCTGATCCACTCCCGCGCCTCGTCCACGGAATCGGCTCGCCGCACATGCCAGCGCTGGATCGACGGATCCTGGAACGCGTCCCGCACGGCCTCGGCGTCGGCGAGCAGCCAGGGGCGGAGGGACGCGTCGGCGCCGACCGGCAGAACCGGCTGGCCGGAGGCGGCGAGAGCACCGGTGGGTATCGCGGGAGCGACCAGAAAGGGCATGGGCGGCATTCTTCCAGCACCGTTCAGGGCCCTCGCTGCACCGTGAGCCGCGCACGGGCCCCGCCTCACGGCCAGCCCGCCCCCGGCACGTCGACCTCGACACCGAGCACCTGACCGCTGCCCGGAGCCACCAGTTCGGACATGCCCCGCCATTCCGCCGCCACCATGAACAGCGTCGTCCCGTCCGGTCCGCCGAGCGCGCAGGCGAAGCCGCCGCGGTCCAGCTCGACGACCCGCAGCACCTCACCGCCCTCGGCGACGCGCACGCATCGCCTGCCGGGCACATCGGCGTACCAGACCGCGCCCTCGGCGTCGGTGCAGATGCCGTCGGGGGTGCCCTCGCCGAGGTCGGCCCAGACGCGCCGGCCGGACAGCCCGCCGTCCGCGCCGATGTCGAAAGCCACCAGGCCGTGCCGGTACGAGTCCGCGACGATCAGGGTGGAGTTGTCGGCCGTCACCGCCATCCCGTTGGGGAACATGATGTCGTCGGCCACCTGGCGCACCGACCCGTCCGCCGCCGCCAGAAAGACGAACCCGGGTTCGACCGCCTCGCCGGCCAGCGGATCGAAACCGACGCGGTTGACGTAGGCGTTGCCTCGGCCGTCCACCACGATGTCGTTCCATCCCGGCATGCCCAGCTCCGCGTGGACCACCAGCGACTGATCGGGCTCCCGGCGCAGCAGCAGTCCATCGGGGGACGAGACGATCACCAGCCGGCCGTCCGGGAGCCAGGCCGTACAGAGCGGCAGGGACTTCACGCGGGCGATCACCTCGCTGCGGCCCTGGAGGTCCACGGCGACGACCTCGCCCGCGGACCAGTCGGAGAAGTACAACCGGTCACCGTGCCAGCGCGGCGACTCGAGCAGCCCCCGCCCGGAAAGCAGCGTCCGCACCTCGTTCATCCGTCTCACAGCCCTTCGTCCGCGCCGACACGGCCCGCCGGCGTCCCACCCTCCATACGAACGGGGCCCGGCCGAATCGACACTCCCCGAACAGCCGGTTGCGGTGCCCGCGTCACCGTCCGTAGCGCCAGGGCATGAGCAGCCTCGTGACGCACCGGCGGCGGGTCCATGACGAGGGTCCGCCAGCCCGCTTCCGGCCTACGAATCCGCAGCTCTGCGCTGTCTGCGGAGCCGGTCAGGCGAGTGTGCGAGCCCCTTGGCGCGATGACGCGGCGTAACCGTCGATGGCCGTGGACGCTCCCCCGGGCCAGGTCCTCGCCGGGCCGACCCCCCACCGCGCGGGTACCGTTCAAGATGTGTTCAGTTCCCGTGCAGGACGACACGCGGATGTATGGCGCCCTCCAGCCGGGACGCCATGAGCTGGGCGCTCATGGCGGTCGACCCGACGAGCGGGGCCTCCCTTCTCGCGGCCTTCGGCGCACTGGCCGTGCTGGTGGTGGTCTTCGCCGAATCGGGTCTGCTGGTGGTCGGCTTCTTCCTGCCCGGCGACACCCTGCTCTTCCCCGCCGGAGTGCTCTGTGCCGGCGGCGTCGAATCAGGTCCGCACCTGTCCCTGTGGCAGGTGCTCCTCTGTGCCGCCGTCGGGTCGATCGCCGGCGCGCAGGTCGGCTTCCTCCTGGGGCGGCACGGCGGTCGCGCGGCGCTGGCCCGCAGCCGGAACGAACGGCTGAAGTCGGCGGTGTCCCGCTCGGACGAGCTGCTGCGCCGCTACGGATACCGCAAGGTGATCGTGATCGGCCGCTTCATCCCCGTGGTCCGTACGGTGCTGAGCCCGCTGGCGGGCGCGCTGAAGGTGCCGGTGCGCACGTTCACCCTCTGGCAGATCGTCGGGGGCCTGGCCTGGTCGCAGAGCCTCGTGCTGGCCGGCTACTGGCTGGGGAACGCCGTACCGGGCATCGAGCGCTACCTGCTGCTGATCGTCGCGCTGATCGTCGCCGTCTCGCTCCTTCCGCTGCTGTTCGAGGCCCGTGGACGTTCCCGGTCCCGGTGACGGGCCCCCGGTGACCTGTCCCGACGACCCGTCCCGATGACCGGCCCTGGTGGCCGCCCCCGGTGACCCGTCGCAGCCCGGCCCACGGCGCCCCCGCGTCTCGACGGTGAAGATCCCTCCGGTCCGCCGGCGGTGCCCGGCTCGGCGCGGGGTCTGTCGAATCTGTTGACAGTGTTCGGGCATTGGAAGAAACTCCCCCGGGAGAGCGCTCTCCAGCACTCATGGCGTCATTATCCGAACCCACAACAGCCCGCAGTAGCAGGCCGAACCAGCCCACAGCCGCCGCACCGTCGTCGGGCTCATGACGGCGTGGCGGTGGCAAGAGGCATCACACCCCACCCCACGGAGATGTGCATGAGCCTCCTGTCTCTCCTCCTTCACCACCTCGCACGGCGCCGACGGCTGATCGCGGTGGTTCTCGCGGCGGTCCTCGCGACCGGCGGCGCCCTCGGCGCCATGAACGTCACCGCAAACGCGGCCACCACCCTGCTGTCGCAGGGCAAGCCCGCGACCGCGTCCTCGACGGAGAACGCGGGCACCCCCGCATCGGCGGCGGTC from the Streptomyces sp. RKAG293 genome contains:
- a CDS encoding GNAT family N-acetyltransferase, which codes for MSKLRIEQVGGEAAVEDWQHVHNLIIPTGPLSLDDVRERVRRNRLDVAYLGDVLVGCSTVRPPADDTSTATVIARVLPAHRGQGFGGEIYAEGLVQARKLGAEVIETIVLASNPDGLRFALAHGFVEFERYVLPGDTIAYITLRLS
- a CDS encoding SMP-30/gluconolactonase/LRE family protein — protein: MNEVRTLLSGRGLLESPRWHGDRLYFSDWSAGEVVAVDLQGRSEVIARVKSLPLCTAWLPDGRLVIVSSPDGLLLRREPDQSLVVHAELGMPGWNDIVVDGRGNAYVNRVGFDPLAGEAVEPGFVFLAAADGSVRQVADDIMFPNGMAVTADNSTLIVADSYRHGLVAFDIGADGGLSGRRVWADLGEGTPDGICTDAEGAVWYADVPGRRCVRVAEGGEVLRVVELDRGGFACALGGPDGTTLFMVAAEWRGMSELVAPGSGQVLGVEVDVPGAGWP
- a CDS encoding helix-turn-helix domain-containing protein, which produces MTTSRPCSIADALGMIGEKYSLLVLREVFFGVRRFDAIARNTGAPRDILAARLRRLVEVGVLEKSLYNERPPRFEYVATEAGRDLRPVLLMLMHWGDQHLTDLPPTVFQHSCGADLDPAVVCRDCGEEVRSTDLTARFQVPGWSAEGAA
- a CDS encoding GNAT family N-acetyltransferase codes for the protein MPFLVAPAIPTGALAASGQPVLPVGADASLRPWLLADAEAVRDAFQDPSIQRWHVRRADSVDEAREWIRGWQSGWRDEREGHWAIVDATSDALLGRIALKSLALADGKAELAYWTVPSARGGGLCPRAVTVLTRWALGEGGFHRIELQHSTANQASCRVAVKAGFEEEGIRRGAALHADGWHDMHFHARVRQDRQPS
- a CDS encoding chitinase, whose translation is MRSMRSLRAVLTATVTAVAAVGLAALSGGTAQAATPLPAHVFAPYFEAWTGESPAALAAQSGAKHLTMAFIQAATKGSCTVYWNGDSGMPIAAANFGADIKTIQGRGGDVIPSFGGYTADSTGTEIADSCTDVNQIAAAYEKVITTYDISRLDMDVEVDSLDNTAGIDRRNKAIKLVQDWAAANGRKVEVSYTLPTTTSGLGATGLAVLQNAVANGARVDVANLMTFDYYDNATHNMANDTQTAATGLYNQLARLYPAKTAAQLWAMVGITEMPGVDDFGPAETFTVANATQVYNWAVSKGINTLSFWALQRDNGGCPGGAAADNCSGIQQNTWDFTHIFAPFTSGTTTPANDFSVTATPASGSVVAGGSATSTVKTAVTAGQAQTVGLTVSGAPAGVTASLSPTSVTAGGSSALTLATTTATVSGTYTISVTGSGTSGSHTATYTLTVTGGTGHQCTAAAWATGAVYTNGMQVSHKGHTWKAKWWTTGEEPGTTGEWGVWQDLGAC
- a CDS encoding GNAT family N-acetyltransferase: MQILSFPEEATPSELRVQVLELQHQAWPAGNALPVPAEAPTHDPALRPLSMLLVADGTVLSALDILSKEIVHAGRRHAVGGLSTVVSRQATRGHGHGRRLVAAAREAMPAQGLDLGLFTCDRPLQAFYESAGWQLLPGAVLVGGTPQAPFPSDQPGFGKITMADFFSTAGRQARDAFAHSRIELYPGEIDKLW
- a CDS encoding DedA family protein, coding for MAPSSRDAMSWALMAVDPTSGASLLAAFGALAVLVVVFAESGLLVVGFFLPGDTLLFPAGVLCAGGVESGPHLSLWQVLLCAAVGSIAGAQVGFLLGRHGGRAALARSRNERLKSAVSRSDELLRRYGYRKVIVIGRFIPVVRTVLSPLAGALKVPVRTFTLWQIVGGLAWSQSLVLAGYWLGNAVPGIERYLLLIVALIVAVSLLPLLFEARGRSRSR
- a CDS encoding thiolase family protein, encoding MRDAVIVEAVRTPIGKGRPTGTLAGVHPVELLAHTLRTLIDRAGVDPALVDDVVGGCVDQVAEQAMNTTRYAWLSAGFPESVPATTVDRQCGSSQQAVHFAAQGVLAGAYDLVVACGVESMSRVPMWSNVPAGADPFGPGIAARYPDGLVPQGISAELIAAKWSISRDQMDAFATTSHRRAAAAHADGRFAAELAPVTTETGVVDTDESVRPGTTPEVLAGLRPSFADPAFAERYPQINWSVTAGNSSPVNDGASAVLITSSETAARLGLRPKARLHSFAVTGSDPLMMLTGVIPATEKVLRRSGLGLDDIDLFEVNEAFASVVLAWLQETGADPAKVNVNGGAIALGHPLGASGTRLMTTLVNAMGQRGARFALQTMCEAGGLANATILEALQ